The Pyrenophora tritici-repentis strain M4 chromosome 9, whole genome shotgun sequence sequence cgcgagcagtgggggacagcagggacagcgagagcagtagggaaagcaagagcaggggcagaagtagttatagcggccgcaggcgtagtaggagcggtggggagtgaggagcagaagcgaggatatcgatagcagcgagagcagcgaggacggcggggatagtagggatagcgggatcagctgtgagagaagcgaggatagcgagagtaggaaagcaggagccgcaggcgcgatagaagtaagagtagcaagagcagtaagagcaggatgtgtagccgcgaggatagaggcaattaaggtaattaaggtgattgcgatgattgcgaggacagtaagagcaacaagggcagcgcaagaaaggggcgaacggcaagggaattaactattaagttaattgtagcgattgcaaggacagcgggaacagcgaggatagtaagggcagtaagggtagaaaggacagcggaagcagcgaggacaacgaggacagcgaggattgtaaggacagcggaagcagcgaggacaacgaggacagcgaggattgtaaggacagcggaagcagcgaggacaacgaggacagcgaggattgtaaggacagcggaagcagcgaggataatgaggacagcgaggatagtaagaacagcgaggatagtaaggacagtaagagtagcgaggatagcgaaagtaggagagtagcagtagcaatagcagtagccggaggtgtatataagctgtaagaggtaagaggtagaagtaaggatattataagcagcaaggatagcaggggcagaagcggcaacaggtgcaggggtagtaggagtagtaataagaatattaagagcagtgcaagttacaaggacaagggacaaagtaaggacagtagagatagtaagagtatcaggagcagcgagaacagaagccgtaggattgatagcgaagatattaagagcagcaaggaaagcgaaagtagcgagggtagtaagagcagcgacaagaggagcggtagcggccgccgaaaccgcagttaccgcaggtggaggaggcgtaggaggtaaggggcagaagagagcagtagagacagcgggaacagcggggaaagcgagagcagcaagaaggacgggatagtagagatagaggaagtggcgagagcagaagcagtaatagggaggattgcggaatgcggaggagtaagagcggtaggagtaagagtagcaagagcaggacgtagaagtaagagccgtaggagcaggagcagtaagaatagcaggagtagcaagggtaggagctttaaaggcggcagcaacgagggtgttacaagcagcgaaaataataggagcagggagagtggtcgcagtaaggatagcgatagaagcgaggttggcgacagcagggacagtagtagtagcaagaatagcgagagtagcgagagcaatagcagtgagagctagagcattaagagtagcagcaataagagcagtaaccgtaggagtaggcgcattaagagtaaaagctgcaggagtaagagcagtaagggcggaaatagtaggagcgtaattagcgagagcaggagcagcgaggacagcaggagcagctggaatggcgagagcagcaaggacggagtggatagcaagaataggaagcgtaggggccgcagtggcgatatttgtagaagcggcagtaaacacaggtgtagtagtagccgtaggagtaataacgagcatgttaaaagcagcaaggacggcaggaacagcgggagttgcaatagtagaacccgtaaccgtaattgaatagacagtaagagtgatagtcgcgatagaaggaaaagttacaagaatagcagccgtagccgtggtagaagcaagagtaattataatagaggcaaagatagtaacagtagtaagagtaataagcacagtaagggtatagtaagagcaaaagtttaaagaagagttatttatgttaaaaataagtatgcaggtataaagcaaagaaaagaaagattcgaaaagagagagtataaagttggtgagattcataatcgatagatgaggtaggtaaaacaggtatagtttgtagtatatattagatagtgtttaagaaagaaatcaagcatAGAATTAAGTAGGATTTAAGGATTAGgattgtagtagaagacagagcaagttattaggaatacattaataagaagatagaagaaaagattaagtttatataaaagtagagtcataagaagaagatataaataaaaaagatataagagattatgtttcaataatattaaaaagagatgttagaaaagaaagaagaataaaagaaacccgatataatttaagaggagtatagtaaagggaatagaagataggtagaagaagaaagagagagaaagataaggaagtttatagagaaggacataagaagcaaaagataaagagaaagaaggagaagtaaagaaaatagaaagagaagtaaagaaaaatATAGAGCAAGTAAAGAGAGAGTAGCAAGAACAGCAGTAGTAATAAGGATAAGGATAGAGTTAAGGTACAGTACAATAATGCATAGTGGGTATTTAAGCAACAGTAGTAAGACGAGGCAGGCCGTGTTGGACGTGCATACAGTAGGTAGAGTTTAAGTTTACCGACGCAGAATAGTGATAGAGGTATATAGGGTAGTAGATAATGCGATGCGGTATATAGACGGCGGTAGGCGAAGGACAGAGCCGACACAATATACAACAGTATTAGAGAACTAAGAGGTAGTaggcaaaggagatagttgaagaagtatttaggtTGTGTTTAGTATAGCGAATGGTATAACGTGTGTATACAAGcaataagaagataatagATACGGAGGAGATTAGACAGCAGATATAAAAGATTGTTAGTTTCGAGGGTATTTATAGCAAGGTTGTTAGGATTAGTATAGGGAAGCAAGAATAGAGTAGCATAGGGATAGATAGGAGGTTAGTAGAACAGAGAGTTAAAGTAAATTTAATAGAGGGATTCGTAAGACAGTTTTAGAGCAAGTAGGGGTTAGGGTGTACAGAAACGAATAGGTTAATAAGAGAGTTTTATTAGAGTCAGCCGTTTATAATAGAGGAGAACAATAAACAACAGAGGTTATTGCAGAGAAGGGTATAGGCCGAGGtaaagggaagaagagagaagataTAGTGGCAATAGGAAAAGTTTCCGAGTTAGGGTATTTAGTAGATGTTATATAGATTAAGTGATAAAAGCGAGTAAATTAGATTAAAAATAAGGAGAGACAGAAATagatgaagaggaaaggaaagaagagagaggaacagaagagagagagggaaggatggatgtggtggagaggagagatgaggaGGGGCAGGGAGGGTtggagcagcaggagcaggagcaggagcgacaaggcgggtggcggaggtgaatacagcagcggcaacaggagtttagggaggtagagtagtgAGGTAGGGAATTAGGATGGTAGGGGAATGGATAGGGAATATGCAAAGGGGCGGATAATGGGCGAAGCGAGGAAAATATAGGGAGATGTtggtgaggggagggggAAGTGTAAAAGAAGCGATTACGATTGTTTTAGAGCCGATTCAGTTTAAGGGTTATTAGgggcgtttttggtgggaGGTAGAGTAGGAAAGGAATTGTTAGGGGCGGTATTAGAAGGTAAGAGATGCAAATTAACAGTATAAAGGAGTATTCACGGGGGGTTTATTAGGGCAGCGTTTAGGTAGAGGGAGGTAGGAAAGCGTTAGGGGGCGGGGTTAAAGGGGAGAAGAGGATTTATAGTAGATAAGACAGGGTTAGGGGTATAGAAGGAAGaaagggttagggttacagAATAAAGAGAGGGATAGGTAAGAAATGAATAGAAGAATAAAAATATTCATAAGGAGATAAAGGAGGATTAGATTACAGGCAAAATAAGGTAGAAGAGCAATTCGTTAGGTAGTATGTAGAGGGGAAAGAGTGGGTAATAAGATATAGAAGGCGAGTATTAGAAAAGTATTTGGAGGGGCAAGGAGGCGAAGAGAgatataaagaagaggaggagagattTTTAGTGTGTAGACAAGCGGACAAGGAGATAGACAGCAGCAAAGAGCAGTAATAAAGAGGAGATATAGTAGAGAGGAGGGTAGAGcagtaggagcaggagcgacaaggcgggtaGTAGAGTTTAATACGGCAGTGATAACAGGAGTTTAGGCAGGTAGAGTAGTAAGACAGGCAATTAGGATAGTAGGGGAATAGATAGGGAATATGCGAAGGGCGGGTGATAAGCAAAGCGAGGACAAAATAGGGAGATGTtagtgacggggaggagaaaTACAAAAGAAGCAGTTAAGATTGTGTTAGAGTAGATTTGTATAAGGGTTATTCGTTATGTATTTAGTAGGGAGTTAGGCAGGAGAAATGTAAGGGGTAGGAGAGGAATTGTTCGGGGCAGTATTGGATAGTACGAGACGCAAATTGATAGTGTAACAGAGTATTAATAGGGGGGTTAATAGAGGAAGAGGTAGGGTAGAGGGAGGTAAGAGAGTAGTGGAGGGCGCGGTTAAAGGGGTTAGGGGTAGAgagaggaagggtcagggagaggaagggtcagggagggtagagaggatcagggagggtagagaggatcagggagggtagagaggatcagggagggtaaAGAGGGTTAGGTATTATAGTATAAGAAGATAACTAGAGAAAGTAAGTAAAAAGAGTTAAGAATAATAAAGTGGATAGTAAATAATATATAGGGGGGTTTTAGAGAGGAGGAAATATAAGAGAGTTTACTAGAAAATAAGAAAGAGGGGTTTCAGAGTAGGCAGAAGCGTAAAGCAAGAGCAtagggcagaggaaaagaggaaaagaggtaGAGTTTAAAGAAGGCCGCCGGTTGCGGTAAGGAAGATGCAAAggcgagagtagtagaagagaatATAAGAGAGGATTATATGTTAGGGGTAAATAGGTAAGAGGGGGCGGGGATTTAGGGGCGCAAAAGGAgggtagagaaagaaaatacaagagaggTAGAGGTAAAGGGTTAGAAAGAGAGTTAGAATAGAATTTTTATAAGATAAGGTAGGTTTAGAGGACGCAGAGTTGTAGAGCGAAGTAGAGGGTAGGgtgtaagagtagagagtaAGGAGTTAAAAGAAGTTAGATAGGGCGTATAAGTAGTAACACCCCGTTTTTAGGGTTAAGAAGTATTTAGGAGGAGAAAGGGAGAAGTAGGaaaagaagagggagagtaagagtaagccGTAAGGTGTCACAAAGAGGGTAGAGTAAGAGTAGAGGAGAGAGTAGAGGGGGGGTGGGTGGACCCGTAAGGTGTTACAAAAAGGGTGGAGTAAGAGTAGTTATTGTAGGATTAATTAGGTTATAGGAACGCAGGCGGTGGAGTGAGTTCCGGGGGCGCAGTACAGCAAGTCAGACGGGGCAGATAggacagacaaggaggcgAAACAAGTAGTAAGGGGGAAGAGGAGGTTTCACAAGTAGGTAGGGCGAAGAGAGGGTTTCATAGGTAAGTAGGATATAAAGAGAAAGGGGAGTGTTAGGAAGAGATAAGTAAGGTAttataaagaagaggagtatGTGTTATAAGGGTAGATAGTAGCGtgtaaagagtagagtaaagagtagagtaaagagtagagtaaagagtagatagtagagagTGTAGGAAGTTaagaaggagtagaagtggtaaaggaagagagggagTAGGTAATAAAAacggtaagagagagtaaaacgcagaaggaaaagtaaagaaagtaggtaagtaaagagaagtagtaggtagtagaagaagagaagtAGAGAAATAAAGAAAGGTTACAGGGTTagggagagtaagaaggGTAAGGGAGTAGGGATAATAGAAGAGGATAGAAGAGATagtaaaagagaaaaaaagagaagagatataagaagagagaaagagtgaagaagagagagatgatagtTAATATAATATAGAAAAGTAAGAAAATagatataagagaatagAATAGTAATaaagagtaagagtaagagcagaagtaaaggaaaggaagagagagaaaaaggaaaatgagaagtagaagtgaagaagaaagagagcaagaaagagagcaagagtaaagaaaagggtaagagtagaagtagaagtagtgaaagcggtaagagagagtaaagtaggtagtagtagaagaaagaAGTATAGAAAGGAAGTAAAGAGgagtagtaggtagtagaaaaagagaagtagagtgagtaaagaaagtcggagaagaaagagaaaaagggtGAGAAGAGGTAATGAGTAAGGAGTAGGAAGAGAAAGGTTAGAGAGTAGAGTTAAAAGTAAAAATTCGAAAGGGTTAGTAGAaggagagaaaaaggaaggAGTAGGGAGTGAGGTAAGTaggagagaaagaggtagaaagaagaggaaataGGGAAAGTAAAGTAGATCAAGAGAGAGGAAAGGGAAGTTAGAGGAGTAAAAGAAGTTGAGAGAGGAAAAGAGGGgaggtgtagtagtagaggagagggtaaggagagattgagggtaagggagagattgagggtaagggagagattgagggtaagggagagagTGAGGGTAAGGGATTTTAGGGAGGAGGAAATACAAGAGAGTTTAATAGAAAGCAAGAAAGAGGGGATTGAGAGTAGGCGGAAGGGCGAAGGGAGAGGGtagggcagaggaaaagaggttAAGTTTCAAGAAGCCGGCCGTTGCGGTAATAATAATACAAaagcgagagtagtagaaaagaatataagagaataTTATATTTTAGAGGTAGATAGATAAGAGAGGGCGCGGAGTTGTAGACGCAAAATAatagtagagaaagaaaatacaagagagatcgaggtaaaggcaaagaaagagagtaagaagaggaGTTTTATCAAGGTAAGATAGATTAAGGGGCGCAGAGGGTAAAttgtaagagtagagagtagagaaagaagagagagagagtaagagtaagctGTAAGGTATCACAAAAAGGGTAGAGGAGAGGGtagagtagagagaagaagtttaacaagtataagataaaagaaagaagaaatataaaagtagagagaagtaaagaagaagaagagaatcgaagaagtataggaggatagaaagaaaagaaggaggtaaacgaaaagagaaaataaataagaagagtataaaagaagatAGTTAGAAATTAAGACGAAGTAGATAAGGAAAGAGGTATattagaagaagaaaggataaagagaaaagagaggaaagaaaAGTAGATTAttaaagagaaagaagaaggtaagagtagaagtaAGCGTAAAAGTAAgaggaaagagaaagagagtaagagtacGAGTAGGAGTAAAGGTAGTAATAATAGTATTAGTGAGTGTAAGAGTAAAGGGAATAATAAGAATAAGAGTAACGGTGATAAGGAGGGAGAAATAGAAGAGAAAAATAAAAAAAGTATTATAAAGCGgtaagaaaagaagaagaaaataaAGACAAAGGGAGAAATGTaaaaagtagaaagaagagaaaagagagttAGAAAGTAGAAAGTAAGAATAGAAAAGTAGTGATTAGAGAGTAAGgagaaggagtagaagtgcAGTATGTATAAAGAATAAATTAAGGAGAAGATAGTAGAGAAAAAGATTAGAGGAAAGAAAGgtaaaagagaaaaaggtAGAAAGAGGAAAGTAGAGTAAAGAAGATAAGAAGAGTAAGAAAGGACAGTAGAGAAAAGAATAGGAAGAGGTAATAGgtagaaagtagaaagaagataatagtagaaaagaaaagagagaaataggtagaagagtagagagaagaagtttaatAAGTAGAAGAT is a genomic window containing:
- a CDS encoding ComEC, membrane metal-binding protein gives rise to the protein MLVITPTATTTPVFTAASTNIATAAPTLPILAIHSVLAALAIPAAPAVLAAPALANYAPTISALTALTPAAFTLNAPTPTVTALIAATLNALALTAIALATLAILATTTVPAVANLASIAILTATTLPAPIIFAACNTLVAAAFKAPTLATPAILTAPAPTALTSTSCSCYSYSYRSYSSAFRNPPYYCFCSRHFLYLYYPVLLAALAFPAVPAVSTALFCPLPPTPPPPAVTAVSAAATAPLVAALTTLATFAFLAALNIFAINPTASVLAAPDTLTISTVLTLSLVLVTCTALNILITTPTTPAPVAASAPAILAAYNILTSTSYLLQLIYTSGYCYCYCYSPTFAILATLTVLTILAVLTILAVLIILAASAVLTILAVLVVLAASAVLTILAVLVVLAASAVLTILAVLVVLAASAVLSTLTALTILAVPAVLAIATINLIVNSLAVRPFLALPLLLLLSSQSSQSP